The Candidatus Dadabacteria bacterium sequence ACATCGGCCTTTCACGCCGGTAACAGGGGTTCAAATCCCCTCGGGGACGCCAGAAATAATCCCCGGCCTCAATTCGCTAGGTGTTTTCTATACTACGGAGTCAAGTCTTAACAAGAAGATGGTTTAAAACCGGCTTAAACTCTAGACATACTTTTCGTATTCTTTCTCGAAAAGCTCCGAAAGAGTACGAGCCTTGTGATCATATTCGTCCGGATCATCCCATGAAAGTCGAGGTTGTAGAAGAGTCGAATCAACTCCAGGGCAATCAGCCGGCACGGAGAGGTCAAGTATAGGAACTTTGACAAACTCTCTGTCGTCAAGCAAACCGCTTACGGCTGCTGTAACAAGAGCTCTTGTGGATGGAAGAGGCATTCTCTTACCGACCCCGAAAGGCCCGCCGGAAATTCCGGTATTTAGAAGCCATACGTTTACTTTGTGTTTTTCCATTCTTTCTTTCAGCATCGCTCCGTAGAACTTCGGGGGTCTTGGAAGAAAAGGAGACCCGAAACATGAGCTGAAAGTCGCCTGAGGTTTGCTCACTCCCCTCTCGGTGCCGGCAACTTTCGCCGTGTAGCCCAGAAGGAAATAACGCATGGCTTGGTCGGAATCAAGCCTTGATATAGGGGGCAGGACTCCGAAAGCATCATAGGTAAGCATGAAAATACTTTTGGGAATACCGCCTATTCCTTCCGGAACAATATTTTCGAGCATATCAATCTGGTATGCCCCGCGGGTATTCTCCGTATACCTGTCGCTGTCAAAATCTATCTTTCCTGTTTCCGGATCAAGTTCGACATTTTCAAGAACCGAACCGAACTTAAGCGCTGCTTGATAAATCTCGGGTTCTGTAGTCGGGCTAAGCTTTATGGTCTTCGCATAACAGCCACCTTCGAAATTAAAAACCCCTTCATCAAACCAGCCATGTTCGTCATCTCCGATAAGCGCCCTTTCGGGATCAGCAGAAAGCGTGGTTTTCCCAGTTCCCGACAATCCGAAGAAAAGCGCCACATTTCCGTCCTTTCCGATGTTTGCCGAACAGTGCATTGGAAAAACGTTTCTTTCCGGCAGAAGAAAATTCATGGCGGCAAAAACGGATTTTTTCATCTCTCCCGCGTAGCGTGTACCACCGATAAGGGCAATTCTTCGGCTTAGGTTAAGAAATATAAAGGTTTCGCTGTTAAGACCGTATTTTTCTGGGTTGTCCGCCTTAAAACCCGGGGCTGAAATGACTGTAAAACCCACTTCCTTATGCGGAAGCTCAGAAGCGCCGGGTCGTATGAAGAGATTATTTACGAAAAGATTGTGCCAGGCGAATTCATTAATCACCCTCACGTTTGTTCTGTAGTCCGGATGAGCGCAGACCTGCAGGTCTCTCACGAAAACGTCCTTCCCCTTGAAATAATCCATCACCTTCTCGTAAAAGTGATCAAATACCTCTGGTGATACGGGCTTGTTTACCGCTCCCCAGTCTATATTTTTTTCCGTGGAGGGCTCCTTTACCACAAATCTGTCCTTGGGGGATCTTCCAGTATGAGGGGAGGTGTAGCCTACAAAAGTTCCACTCTCACCAATGTGTCCTTCGTTTCTCTTGATCGCCTCTTCGTAAAGCCTGGAAACGGCAAGGTTGTAATATACTCCTGAAGGTTTCTTAAGCTGGTGTTTTTCTGAAAGCTCCTTTTCGATTGAAAAATTCTCGGACATGGTCGTCGCCTCCAAATTCCCTGTTGCCTACAGATTTATGAGTAAAAATCTAGGAAAAAGTCAACTGTTTTATTAAAGGAGTTGTAAGATATATAAAGTTTCCCTTTTTGCAAGAACAAAAACTGAACTTGGCACCGTATCCCGGTTCAATTCCCAGAATCCCGAAACCCAGACGGAGAACTCGTCCGATTTATGTCTTCGCGTTAACTTCCGATATCCACTTTGTTATGGCGTCTATCGAGTCTTTGGGATTCTCTACGCAGTCGTGTTTCGCTCCCGGTATATAGCGTAACGTCACATCTTCGTTGCCCGACTGATTCATTATGTTCTTAAGTTCCTTGGGTTCCCACACATCAACGATTTCGTCATCTTCTCCGTGGATAAAGAGAACGGGAACCCTCACATTTTCTATA is a genomic window containing:
- the pckA gene encoding phosphoenolpyruvate carboxykinase (ATP), giving the protein MSENFSIEKELSEKHQLKKPSGVYYNLAVSRLYEEAIKRNEGHIGESGTFVGYTSPHTGRSPKDRFVVKEPSTEKNIDWGAVNKPVSPEVFDHFYEKVMDYFKGKDVFVRDLQVCAHPDYRTNVRVINEFAWHNLFVNNLFIRPGASELPHKEVGFTVISAPGFKADNPEKYGLNSETFIFLNLSRRIALIGGTRYAGEMKKSVFAAMNFLLPERNVFPMHCSANIGKDGNVALFFGLSGTGKTTLSADPERALIGDDEHGWFDEGVFNFEGGCYAKTIKLSPTTEPEIYQAALKFGSVLENVELDPETGKIDFDSDRYTENTRGAYQIDMLENIVPEGIGGIPKSIFMLTYDAFGVLPPISRLDSDQAMRYFLLGYTAKVAGTERGVSKPQATFSSCFGSPFLPRPPKFYGAMLKERMEKHKVNVWLLNTGISGGPFGVGKRMPLPSTRALVTAAVSGLLDDREFVKVPILDLSVPADCPGVDSTLLQPRLSWDDPDEYDHKARTLSELFEKEYEKYV